The Gemmatimonadota bacterium genome has a segment encoding these proteins:
- a CDS encoding N-acyl homoserine lactonase family protein: MRSPALSCLLVLAGCATATRTAAPQYEAFAVKFGALANFRVRGLIAGADSARRIDATLMVWPLRAANGDIIMVDAGFTREKFLTQWKPVDYVTPDSALRRAGFDPARVTDIIISHIHWDHADGVERFPNARIWLQREEFDYYVGPNGEAKAPAIDQEVAAMYRRLFAAGRIRFATGDSAEIRPGIRVHTGGKHTWASQFVSVRTSRGTVVIASDNAYLYENLDQSRPIAQTLDSLSNLRAQRTMRALATSPALVIPGHDPAVMTRFPASGSGAVALRP, from the coding sequence ATGCGATCCCCTGCCCTCTCCTGCCTCCTCGTCCTCGCGGGCTGTGCGACGGCCACGCGCACCGCAGCGCCACAGTACGAGGCCTTCGCGGTGAAGTTCGGGGCGCTCGCCAACTTTCGCGTGCGCGGCCTTATCGCCGGGGCTGATTCCGCGCGACGCATCGACGCGACCTTGATGGTCTGGCCGCTACGAGCCGCGAACGGCGACATCATCATGGTCGACGCCGGGTTCACGCGCGAGAAGTTCCTCACCCAATGGAAGCCGGTCGACTACGTCACGCCCGATAGTGCACTGCGTCGGGCCGGCTTCGACCCCGCACGAGTGACCGACATCATCATCTCGCACATCCATTGGGATCATGCCGACGGGGTCGAGCGCTTTCCCAATGCACGCATCTGGCTCCAACGCGAGGAGTTTGACTACTACGTCGGCCCCAACGGCGAGGCAAAGGCTCCGGCGATCGATCAAGAGGTCGCGGCGATGTATCGTCGGCTCTTCGCCGCGGGGCGCATTCGCTTCGCGACTGGCGACTCCGCCGAGATCCGGCCGGGGATCCGCGTGCACACCGGGGGCAAGCACACCTGGGCGTCGCAGTTTGTCTCCGTGCGGACCTCACGTGGCACAGTCGTGATCGCGTCAGACAACGCCTACCTGTACGAGAACCTCGACCAGTCGCGCCCGATCGCGCAGACCCTCGACTCCCTCTCCAACCTCCGCGCGCAACGCACCATGCGGGCGCTCGCCACCTCACCCGCACTCGTCATCCCGGGCCACGACCCGGCCGTGATGACGCGCTTTCCAGCCTCCGGGAGCGGCGCCGTCGCCCTCCGTCCATGA